A single window of Chitinophaga sp. XS-30 DNA harbors:
- a CDS encoding BlaI/MecI/CopY family transcriptional regulator has translation MNKQIRPTESELEILGILWERGASTVREVHEILEQSKEAGYTTTLKLMQIMHEKGLLKRDASAKTHIYEASISQEHTQQQLLNKMINTVFNGSATQLVMQALGHHRSSQEELEQIRQYLNEMEKKQS, from the coding sequence ATGAACAAGCAGATCAGACCAACGGAAAGTGAGTTGGAGATACTGGGCATTTTGTGGGAACGCGGGGCCAGTACGGTGAGGGAAGTGCATGAAATACTGGAGCAAAGCAAAGAGGCTGGTTACACCACAACGCTCAAGCTGATGCAGATCATGCATGAAAAGGGGCTGTTGAAGCGGGATGCCAGTGCAAAAACGCATATCTACGAAGCCAGTATTTCGCAGGAGCATACGCAGCAGCAGTTACTCAACAAGATGATCAATACCGTATTTAACGGTTCAGCTACCCAGCTGGTGATGCAGGCCCTGGGCCACCACCGTTCTTCGCAGGAAGAACTGGAGCAGATCCGCCAATACCTGAACGAAATGGAAAAAAAGCAATCTTAA
- a CDS encoding TonB-dependent receptor, with protein MSRPFKSTACTLLLLCLTMLQVQPAAAQQQRYTISGYVKDEQSGESLIGISIGKSGTTMGTVTNEYGFYSLTLPAGTHELQYSYIGYAPTKVTINLRENIRKDIRLAQADRQLNEVVITSKHQEKNINTLNTSLNKLDIAEIKKLPTLMGEVDVLRTIQTLPGVNTVGEGAAGFNVRGGAQDENLILLDEAPLYNSTHMLGFFSVFNPDAVKNINLIKGGFPAEYGGRTASVLDIRMKDGNDQRLGVTGGIGNIFSRLAIEGPIKKDQSSFIIAGRRSYMDILMKPFLKGDMEDTKLYFYDLTAKANFKLNQNNTLFVSGYLGRDVFGFGSEADMNWGNTTATVRWNHIFNSRLFLNLSTYYTKYDYSLEFKSGESDAVQQQFNWVSNIINYGVKPSFTYYINTKNTLHFGLQSTYYTFKPGRSIAREDERSSEINLRNKNAVESALYLDHEWKPTPKFGMQYGLRFSGFQFIGKGTAFHYADTTPGIRKRLVSTEDFAAGKTIADYYFLEPRLSARYGLNTTSSVKVSYARTAQYMHQLSTTASPTPVDIWTPVSNNVKPQVTDQVTAGYFYNAPGDKFEISAEVFYKTMKDQLDFIDNADMYLNEQLEADLLAAKGRAYGLEIYAKRDIGKTTGWLSYTLSRTERQTPGISKNEWFLNRYDRTHNVNLVVSHEFSKRTSLGANWVFASGTPATFADARMEYQDWDIPYNTTEKRNNYRLAPFHRLDLSFTLKGKQEKRWKGEWVFSLYNVYARRNAYTVYFRQNPDNPEQKEAVRLSIIGSIIPGITYNFKF; from the coding sequence ATGTCAAGGCCCTTTAAAAGCACAGCCTGTACACTCCTGTTGCTCTGCCTCACCATGCTGCAGGTTCAACCTGCCGCCGCCCAGCAGCAACGTTACACGATCAGCGGATATGTAAAGGACGAACAGTCCGGCGAGTCCCTTATCGGCATTTCCATTGGTAAAAGCGGCACTACCATGGGCACCGTGACCAATGAATACGGGTTTTATTCCCTCACACTGCCGGCCGGCACACATGAGCTGCAATACTCCTATATCGGCTACGCGCCGACGAAGGTCACCATCAACCTGCGCGAAAACATCCGGAAAGATATCCGGCTGGCACAGGCAGACCGCCAGTTGAACGAGGTGGTGATCACCAGCAAACACCAGGAAAAGAACATCAATACGCTCAATACCAGTCTCAACAAGCTGGATATTGCCGAGATCAAAAAATTGCCCACACTGATGGGCGAGGTGGACGTATTGCGCACCATCCAGACCCTGCCGGGCGTGAACACGGTAGGCGAAGGGGCTGCGGGTTTCAACGTACGCGGCGGCGCACAGGACGAGAACCTCATCCTGCTCGATGAAGCACCCCTGTACAACTCCACGCATATGCTCGGCTTCTTCTCCGTTTTCAACCCTGATGCCGTGAAGAACATCAACCTTATCAAGGGCGGTTTTCCGGCGGAATACGGCGGCAGGACCGCGTCCGTACTCGACATCCGGATGAAGGACGGGAACGATCAGCGCCTGGGCGTGACCGGCGGCATCGGTAATATCTTCAGCCGCCTCGCCATTGAAGGGCCGATCAAAAAAGACCAGTCCTCTTTCATCATCGCCGGAAGGCGCTCCTACATGGATATACTGATGAAACCCTTCCTCAAGGGGGACATGGAAGATACCAAGCTGTACTTCTACGATCTTACCGCGAAGGCCAACTTCAAGCTGAACCAGAACAATACCCTTTTTGTAAGCGGATATCTTGGCCGGGATGTATTCGGCTTCGGCAGCGAAGCAGATATGAACTGGGGGAATACCACCGCTACCGTGCGCTGGAACCACATCTTCAACAGCCGTCTTTTCCTCAACCTGTCTACCTACTACACCAAATACGACTACAGCCTTGAGTTTAAAAGCGGCGAATCCGATGCTGTACAGCAGCAGTTCAACTGGGTGTCCAACATCATCAACTATGGTGTGAAACCTTCCTTCACTTACTACATCAATACGAAAAACACGCTGCATTTCGGGCTGCAGTCCACCTACTATACTTTCAAACCCGGCAGAAGCATTGCCCGGGAAGACGAGCGGTCCAGCGAGATCAACCTGCGGAACAAGAACGCCGTGGAATCTGCACTGTACCTGGACCATGAATGGAAACCGACCCCGAAGTTCGGCATGCAATACGGTCTGCGCTTCTCCGGTTTTCAGTTCATCGGCAAAGGCACTGCTTTCCATTATGCTGATACCACACCGGGAATCCGCAAACGCCTGGTCAGTACGGAAGACTTTGCCGCGGGCAAGACCATTGCGGACTATTATTTCCTGGAGCCGCGCCTCTCCGCCCGTTACGGCCTGAACACCACATCATCCGTAAAGGTATCTTACGCCCGTACGGCGCAATACATGCATCAGCTGAGCACTACAGCTTCTCCAACACCTGTTGACATCTGGACGCCGGTGAGCAATAACGTAAAACCACAGGTGACCGACCAGGTGACCGCCGGTTATTTCTACAATGCGCCGGGCGATAAATTCGAGATATCCGCAGAGGTGTTCTATAAAACAATGAAGGATCAGCTTGACTTTATTGATAATGCGGACATGTATCTCAATGAGCAGCTGGAAGCCGATCTGCTGGCTGCTAAAGGCCGAGCCTACGGCCTGGAGATCTATGCCAAAAGAGATATCGGCAAAACCACGGGCTGGCTCAGCTATACGCTCTCCCGCACGGAACGGCAGACGCCCGGCATCAGCAAAAACGAATGGTTCCTGAACAGGTACGACCGTACGCATAATGTGAACCTGGTGGTATCCCACGAATTTTCCAAACGCACCAGCCTCGGGGCCAACTGGGTATTCGCCTCCGGTACGCCGGCCACTTTTGCAGATGCAAGAATGGAGTACCAGGACTGGGACATTCCCTACAACACGACCGAAAAACGCAATAACTACCGCCTCGCTCCTTTCCACCGCCTGGACCTTTCCTTTACCCTGAAAGGCAAGCAGGAAAAGCGCTGGAAAGGAGAATGGGTGTTTTCACTGTATAATGTGTATGCCCGCCGGAATGCCTATACCGTGTATTTCAGGCAGAATCCGGACAATCCGGAGCAGAAGGAAGCCGTGCGCCTTTCCATCATCGGCTCCATCATCCCGGGTATTACTTATAATTTTAAATTCTGA
- a CDS encoding YajQ family cyclic di-GMP-binding protein, giving the protein MPSFDIVSKVDLQTLDNAINTVKKEVTTRYDFKDSHVSIELNKKDLVLNLEVESDMKLDQVIEVLISKSMRQGLDATIFDQSKEPYQSGKVYKKEVPVRNGIKQEDAKKIVKMIKDAGLKVQASIMDDIVRVTGKKIDDLQEVIQKCKEANLGIPLQFVNMKS; this is encoded by the coding sequence ATGCCGTCTTTTGACATCGTGAGCAAAGTAGATCTGCAAACCCTCGATAACGCTATCAATACCGTTAAAAAGGAGGTTACCACCCGGTATGATTTCAAGGATTCCCATGTAAGCATCGAACTGAATAAAAAAGACCTCGTGCTGAACCTGGAGGTGGAAAGCGATATGAAGCTCGACCAGGTAATAGAGGTGCTGATCAGCAAATCCATGCGCCAGGGGCTGGACGCCACTATCTTTGATCAGAGCAAGGAGCCCTACCAGAGCGGCAAGGTGTACAAGAAGGAGGTGCCGGTAAGGAATGGTATCAAACAGGAGGATGCGAAAAAGATCGTAAAGATGATCAAGGATGCCGGATTGAAGGTACAAGCCTCGATCATGGACGATATTGTACGGGTAACAGGCAAAAAGATAGATGATTTACAGGAAGTTATACAAAAATGCAAGGAAGCCAACCTGGGCATCCCCCTGCAATTTGTAAATATGAAATCATGA
- a CDS encoding DUF4249 domain-containing protein has protein sequence MKRTVSIITILIAAAGFTACEDVIDLEVPEGKTFTVVDAWITNAPGRQDIRITQTAPYTSTQPAPIVDDAVVTLTDLTDGITYDFTFANGLYSYDPGAGNSIGQLNHAYRLRITLGTEVFEAIDTIRNVPVIDSITYEYKSKEDAASNEEGYYASFHGRDLPGQTDYYWIRSYRNTLDKREADVFAIDGAFNENMADSSAFIVPISEGITEFDKPYQLNETVIVRIASCTKASHTFLTHVESQLENGGLFATILQNVKSNLVNTNAASEARVLGWFGASSVNYKEKVIR, from the coding sequence ATGAAAAGGACCGTCAGCATCATCACTATACTCATTGCCGCAGCGGGCTTTACCGCCTGCGAAGATGTTATAGACCTGGAGGTTCCGGAAGGCAAGACCTTTACCGTGGTGGATGCCTGGATCACCAATGCCCCCGGCCGGCAGGATATCCGCATTACGCAAACCGCGCCATATACCAGCACCCAACCCGCACCGATAGTGGATGACGCTGTAGTCACCCTTACGGACCTGACGGACGGCATCACGTATGACTTTACGTTTGCCAATGGCCTGTACAGTTATGATCCCGGGGCAGGCAACAGCATCGGCCAGCTCAATCATGCCTACAGGTTGCGGATAACGCTGGGAACCGAGGTTTTTGAAGCCATAGATACCATCCGCAATGTGCCGGTGATCGATTCCATCACCTATGAATACAAATCGAAAGAGGATGCTGCAAGCAATGAGGAAGGTTACTACGCAAGCTTTCACGGCAGGGATCTGCCCGGGCAAACGGACTATTACTGGATCCGCAGCTACCGTAATACGCTTGACAAACGCGAAGCCGATGTATTTGCCATCGACGGCGCGTTCAATGAGAACATGGCAGACAGCTCCGCGTTCATCGTTCCCATCAGCGAAGGCATTACGGAATTCGACAAGCCTTACCAGCTGAATGAGACCGTTATTGTACGGATCGCTTCCTGCACCAAGGCCAGCCATACCTTTCTGACGCATGTGGAATCGCAGCTGGAAAATGGCGGGCTGTTCGCTACCATTCTGCAGAATGTGAAAAGCAATCTCGTGAATACCAATGCCGCCAGCGAAGCGCGGGTGCTGGGCTGGTTCGGTGCGTCAAGCGTGAATTATAAAGAAAAAGTGATCAGATAA
- a CDS encoding type B 50S ribosomal protein L31, with protein MKQGIHPENYRFVVFKDMSNGHSFLSRSTTPSRETVQWEDGNEYPLIKLEISNTSHPFYTGKNVLVDTAGRIDKFNKRYKKEAK; from the coding sequence ATGAAACAAGGAATTCATCCGGAAAATTATAGATTCGTAGTGTTTAAGGATATGTCTAACGGGCATAGCTTCCTGAGCCGTTCCACTACGCCTTCCCGCGAAACGGTGCAATGGGAAGATGGTAACGAGTATCCCTTGATAAAGCTTGAGATCTCCAACACTTCTCACCCTTTCTATACCGGTAAGAATGTACTGGTGGATACTGCAGGCCGTATCGACAAATTTAACAAGCGTTACAAGAAAGAGGCTAAATAA
- a CDS encoding outer membrane beta-barrel protein yields the protein MQQRTWLLAITALLLTCSVQAQEGKIESLAGKSRIRVGGFGAPTIKYTTFNDKSAILLGGYAGVMLNSRMMLGAGAYALVNNIEAPALSIPGSATQYWNMWYTGFVPEYTINSDKLFHIAVGALIGGGGVYKSERYHGFDENNTEWDYSGFFVGEPHVNFEMNITNYLRIAVGGSYRFISGSSTAGITDSQLSGPAAHFTLKAGRF from the coding sequence ATGCAACAAAGAACATGGCTGCTGGCCATAACAGCATTACTACTGACCTGCTCCGTGCAGGCGCAGGAAGGGAAGATCGAAAGCCTTGCCGGCAAATCCCGCATCCGGGTCGGCGGTTTCGGTGCGCCCACGATCAAGTACACCACTTTTAACGACAAAAGCGCCATTCTGCTCGGCGGGTATGCCGGGGTGATGCTCAACAGCCGTATGATGCTGGGAGCCGGGGCCTACGCGCTGGTCAACAATATCGAAGCGCCCGCCCTGTCCATACCCGGCAGCGCCACCCAATACTGGAACATGTGGTACACAGGGTTCGTACCGGAATACACTATTAATTCGGATAAGCTGTTCCATATTGCCGTAGGTGCGCTGATCGGAGGCGGAGGCGTATATAAAAGCGAGCGCTATCACGGGTTTGATGAAAATAATACCGAATGGGACTACAGCGGTTTCTTTGTTGGCGAGCCGCATGTCAACTTTGAAATGAATATCACCAACTATCTGCGTATAGCCGTTGGCGGCTCCTACCGCTTCATCAGCGGCTCCAGCACCGCCGGCATCACTGACAGCCAGCTGAGCGGTCCAGCAGCGCATTTTACGCTGAAAGCCGGACGTTTCTAG
- a CDS encoding AraC family transcriptional regulator, with the protein MPVTIRNDAMDVLFHSDETFERAPAASHDIEEHIHRLDYDFGNAQFREIAFEGFVIGYGDMQVHQRLHVEAKEPQQYVGTHFMLKGEITSRVNGVVDKLTTSSRQYNMLYMPDLDESMLVEQQPKMKIFGLSFTSKKFIELAMANNGPVLDRFAEKVENRKPVYFDHGMHITPRMMRVIEEVHQCNFKGGLKKLFLQSKAIELLALQCEQAEQEERGSYKAAAVSRTDEEKIYHARDLLIASSQEPPSLNELARKAGLNEFKLKSGFKKVFDNTVFGYLSDYRLEQAREMVDEGRKSFTDIADELGYSSPQHFSLAFRKKFGISPREAKGKG; encoded by the coding sequence ATGCCAGTTACGATCAGGAATGACGCCATGGATGTGCTTTTTCACAGCGATGAAACCTTTGAGAGGGCGCCTGCGGCATCCCATGATATAGAAGAGCATATCCACCGGCTGGACTATGATTTTGGCAATGCGCAGTTCCGGGAAATAGCCTTTGAAGGGTTCGTGATCGGCTACGGCGATATGCAGGTGCATCAGCGTCTGCATGTAGAGGCGAAGGAACCGCAACAATATGTTGGAACACATTTTATGCTGAAGGGAGAAATCACCTCCAGGGTAAATGGTGTGGTGGACAAGCTGACCACTTCCAGCCGCCAGTATAATATGTTATATATGCCTGACCTGGATGAATCCATGCTGGTTGAGCAGCAACCGAAGATGAAGATCTTCGGCCTGTCATTCACATCTAAAAAATTCATTGAACTGGCTATGGCGAACAATGGGCCGGTGCTGGACAGGTTCGCGGAAAAAGTGGAGAACCGCAAACCGGTATATTTCGATCACGGAATGCATATCACGCCGCGGATGATGCGGGTGATCGAAGAAGTGCACCAGTGCAATTTCAAAGGAGGGCTGAAAAAGCTTTTCCTGCAGTCGAAAGCCATTGAACTGCTGGCGCTGCAATGCGAGCAGGCCGAGCAGGAGGAGCGGGGAAGTTACAAGGCAGCCGCGGTATCCCGCACGGATGAAGAAAAGATCTATCATGCGCGCGACCTGCTGATCGCCAGTTCGCAGGAACCGCCTTCGCTGAATGAATTGGCGCGGAAGGCCGGGTTGAACGAGTTCAAGCTGAAGAGCGGATTCAAAAAAGTATTTGACAACACCGTGTTCGGCTATCTGAGCGATTACCGCCTGGAGCAGGCGAGAGAGATGGTGGATGAAGGGAGGAAGTCGTTCACTGACATCGCAGATGAACTGGGATATTCGTCTCCGCAGCACTTCAGCCTGGCGTTCCGGAAAAAGTTCGGGATAAGCCCGCGGGAGGCGAAAGGGAAAGGGTAG
- a CDS encoding sodium-translocating pyrophosphatase: protein MSIAYIIPLFGLIALLFTTVQSAWVSRQDAGNERMTEIAKHIAEGAMAFLKAEYKILTYFVIIAALLLGYMGMSHENSDWTIALAFIVGAIFSATAGYIGMKIATKANVRTAQAARSSLSRALKVSFTGGSVMGMGVAGLAVLGLGGLFIILKAYFGAEANTAEMIKTIEVLTGFSLGAESIALFARVGGGIYTKAADVGADLVGKVEAGIPEDDPRNPATIADNVGDNVGDVAGMGADLFGSYVATVLATMVLGSEVTANDNFGGLSPILLPMLIAGIGIIFSIVGTWFVRISDKAGLSTNAVQKALNMGNWGSIVLTAIAAAGLVYWVLPAEAIYLKRDFIEGTTTLKEGAKAITRNGVIGAIMVGLAVGTLMSIITEYYTAMGKRPVMSIIRQSSTGHATNVIGGLAVGMESTFLPILVLAGGIYGSYLCAGLYGVAIAAAGMMATTAMQLAIDAFGPIADNAGGIAEMSELPKDVREKTDILDAVGNTTAATGKGFAIASAALTALALFAAFVGVARIDGIDIYKANVLAGLFVGGMIPFIFSSLAIRAVGEAAMSMVEEVRRQFKTIPGIMEGTGKPEYDKCVAISTEASIKKMMLPGAIAIVSPLLIGFIFGPEVLGGFLAGATVSGVLMGMFQNNAGGAWDNAKKSFEKGVEINGEIFYKKSEPHKASVTGDTVGDPFKDTSGPSMNILIKLMSIVSLVIAPTLADLHSESPVTAKETATPKTEQVKAEQPKPAKAAAMLIK from the coding sequence ATGAGTATCGCTTACATTATTCCACTATTCGGACTGATTGCACTATTATTTACCACCGTACAGAGTGCCTGGGTTTCCCGGCAGGATGCCGGCAATGAAAGGATGACGGAAATTGCCAAACACATTGCGGAAGGCGCTATGGCCTTTCTGAAGGCAGAATACAAGATCCTTACCTATTTCGTGATCATAGCCGCCCTGCTGCTGGGTTACATGGGGATGTCCCATGAGAACTCCGACTGGACGATCGCACTGGCGTTCATTGTCGGTGCCATTTTCTCGGCCACGGCCGGGTACATTGGTATGAAAATAGCCACCAAAGCCAATGTTCGTACAGCACAGGCTGCGCGCAGCAGCCTTTCCCGCGCCCTGAAAGTTTCCTTCACCGGCGGCTCCGTAATGGGTATGGGCGTTGCCGGCCTTGCCGTACTGGGACTTGGCGGCCTGTTCATCATTTTAAAAGCTTATTTCGGCGCGGAGGCCAATACTGCCGAAATGATCAAGACCATTGAAGTGCTGACCGGCTTCTCGCTCGGTGCGGAAAGCATTGCGCTTTTTGCCCGTGTTGGCGGCGGTATCTATACCAAAGCAGCCGACGTTGGCGCTGACCTCGTAGGTAAAGTGGAGGCCGGCATTCCAGAGGACGATCCCCGCAACCCCGCCACCATTGCCGATAACGTAGGTGATAACGTAGGCGACGTGGCTGGTATGGGCGCAGATCTTTTCGGTTCTTACGTAGCCACTGTACTGGCAACAATGGTACTCGGCAGCGAAGTGACCGCCAATGACAATTTTGGCGGACTTTCCCCCATCCTGCTGCCCATGCTGATCGCGGGAATAGGGATCATTTTCTCTATTGTGGGTACCTGGTTCGTACGGATCAGCGACAAGGCCGGTCTCAGTACCAACGCTGTGCAGAAAGCCCTGAACATGGGCAACTGGGGTTCCATCGTTCTTACAGCGATCGCCGCAGCGGGCCTCGTGTACTGGGTATTACCCGCTGAAGCCATCTATCTTAAACGTGATTTTATAGAAGGTACTACCACCCTGAAAGAAGGTGCGAAGGCCATCACCCGGAACGGCGTGATCGGCGCGATCATGGTTGGGCTTGCCGTAGGCACCCTGATGAGCATCATCACTGAATATTATACCGCCATGGGCAAACGCCCGGTAATGTCCATCATCCGGCAGTCTTCCACCGGCCATGCCACCAATGTGATCGGGGGCCTGGCCGTGGGTATGGAATCCACTTTCCTGCCTATCCTGGTGCTGGCCGGCGGCATTTACGGCTCCTATCTCTGCGCCGGCCTTTACGGCGTAGCGATCGCTGCAGCCGGTATGATGGCCACTACTGCTATGCAGCTGGCCATCGACGCATTCGGCCCTATTGCCGATAACGCCGGAGGCATTGCAGAAATGAGCGAGTTGCCGAAAGACGTGCGCGAAAAGACCGATATCCTTGATGCCGTGGGCAACACCACCGCAGCAACGGGAAAAGGTTTTGCCATCGCTTCCGCGGCATTGACGGCCCTTGCGCTTTTCGCGGCCTTCGTTGGTGTAGCCCGGATCGACGGGATCGACATCTACAAAGCCAATGTACTGGCGGGATTGTTCGTCGGCGGCATGATCCCCTTCATCTTCTCTTCTCTCGCCATCCGTGCAGTAGGAGAAGCTGCCATGAGCATGGTAGAGGAAGTGCGCCGCCAGTTCAAGACCATCCCCGGCATCATGGAAGGCACCGGTAAACCGGAATATGATAAATGCGTGGCCATCTCCACTGAGGCCTCCATCAAAAAAATGATGCTTCCCGGAGCCATCGCCATCGTTTCCCCATTGCTGATCGGGTTCATCTTCGGCCCTGAAGTGCTCGGCGGTTTCCTGGCCGGCGCGACGGTAAGCGGCGTACTGATGGGCATGTTCCAGAACAACGCCGGCGGCGCCTGGGATAATGCCAAGAAATCATTCGAGAAAGGCGTAGAGATCAACGGTGAAATATTCTATAAAAAATCAGAGCCGCACAAAGCCTCTGTAACCGGCGACACCGTAGGCGATCCGTTCAAAGACACCTCCGGCCCCTCTATGAACATCCTCATCAAACTGATGTCCATCGTATCGCTGGTTATTGCACCAACACTGGCTGATCTGCACAGTGAAAGCCCGGTGACTGCGAAAGAAACGGCAACACCGAAAACAGAACAGGTGAAAGCTGAACAGCCAAAGCCTGCCAAAGCTGCGGCCATGCTGATAAAGTAA
- a CDS encoding M56 family metallopeptidase, translating to MTSLLPLTTDLIRAFGWTLLHSLWQAFCVYACLRIVLKIWPMASAAIKYHLSFLSLAGISGWFAYTFFHQLSLIKAEHAIEQLAINLDASTLAMATQSLSQETSGLQLMLPGMEGYFPVLVSIYAIGVVVMTIRLCIDLAQLGQIRQRDVSRMGDVWEQHFVQLAKRMGITRKIQLLISKHLQVPVMIGFLRPVILLPAAMVNNLAPDQLEAILLHELAHIKRNDYLLNIFQSIVETILFFNPFIWWISKNIRLEREHCCDDLVIAGTVQPLQYARALVALEEYRLTVNPMAMAAADDKHHLLHRIKRIMEMKKKHLNYTQRLLAMLIIVVGLVSIAWLTPADSAAGAKTFFRRDKDTVPPASPAPPAAASLSAPVAPPVPPAPPAPELPTAPAEPPVPPAPPAPPAAMTFDFSFDFDQDTLPGKKRKIIVADEKGEVKTYDSIEEMPEADRKRMEETNRRLRQQQQELQKATADIMKNMEKVDWNQINQQIAESMKKVDWEKINKDIAESMKNVNWGEINQQIAEGMKKVNWDKINKEITESMKKVDWSKMSREVQQKMKEVQWDKIKDELHQKMDKADWEKLRKNMQEALEKINWQEIRAQQMEAMRQAEHGRLEAIRDRQMARVHELRAQQEAMLASLKTRNEDALARHAQLAQRHALLADQARAEANKRSSSVNKLLNDLESDQLIDRNKKFEIEKKGDDLYINGKKQPDDIKSKYSQYLKEDNVSIKGNKTNLHIDARNKQ from the coding sequence ATGACATCCTTGCTACCATTGACCACTGACCTTATCCGCGCTTTCGGATGGACGTTGTTGCACTCTTTGTGGCAGGCCTTCTGCGTGTATGCATGCCTGAGAATAGTGCTGAAGATCTGGCCCATGGCCAGCGCCGCTATCAAATACCATTTGTCGTTCCTTTCGCTGGCCGGTATCAGCGGATGGTTTGCCTATACTTTCTTTCACCAGTTGTCGCTCATCAAGGCAGAACATGCCATAGAACAGCTGGCGATAAACCTGGATGCCTCTACACTGGCCATGGCTACACAATCGCTGTCGCAGGAAACCAGTGGCCTGCAGCTGATGCTTCCCGGCATGGAGGGGTACTTCCCGGTATTGGTGTCCATCTACGCCATTGGTGTAGTGGTGATGACCATCAGGTTATGTATAGACCTCGCACAACTGGGGCAGATCAGGCAACGGGACGTCTCCCGGATGGGGGATGTATGGGAACAGCATTTTGTCCAGCTGGCAAAGCGGATGGGGATTACCCGGAAGATTCAGCTGCTGATCTCGAAGCATCTGCAGGTGCCCGTGATGATCGGCTTCCTTCGCCCGGTTATCCTGCTGCCGGCAGCCATGGTCAACAATTTGGCCCCGGATCAGCTGGAAGCCATCCTGTTGCATGAGCTGGCGCATATCAAACGTAATGATTACCTGTTGAATATCTTCCAATCCATTGTTGAAACCATCCTGTTCTTCAATCCTTTCATCTGGTGGATCTCGAAAAATATCCGCCTGGAAAGGGAACATTGCTGCGACGATCTTGTAATAGCAGGCACCGTTCAGCCCCTGCAATACGCCAGGGCGCTGGTTGCGCTGGAAGAATACCGGCTTACAGTCAACCCGATGGCCATGGCGGCGGCAGATGACAAACATCATTTACTTCACCGCATCAAAAGAATCATGGAAATGAAAAAGAAACATCTCAACTATACGCAACGTCTCCTCGCCATGCTCATCATTGTGGTGGGACTGGTATCCATAGCCTGGCTGACGCCGGCTGACAGCGCCGCCGGGGCAAAAACCTTTTTCAGGCGGGACAAGGATACTGTTCCTCCTGCGTCTCCTGCCCCTCCGGCGGCAGCCTCCCTGTCCGCCCCGGTTGCGCCGCCTGTGCCACCTGCTCCTCCGGCCCCGGAACTGCCCACAGCCCCGGCTGAACCGCCGGTGCCGCCAGCTCCCCCTGCCCCGCCGGCTGCCATGACCTTTGATTTCAGTTTTGATTTTGACCAGGACACCCTTCCCGGCAAAAAAAGGAAGATCATTGTCGCGGATGAAAAGGGAGAAGTCAAAACCTACGACAGCATTGAGGAAATGCCCGAAGCTGACCGCAAAAGGATGGAGGAAACGAACCGCCGGCTGCGGCAGCAACAACAGGAACTCCAAAAGGCCACCGCCGATATCATGAAAAACATGGAAAAGGTGGACTGGAACCAGATCAACCAGCAGATCGCTGAAAGCATGAAAAAGGTAGACTGGGAGAAGATCAACAAAGATATCGCCGAGAGCATGAAAAACGTCAACTGGGGGGAGATCAACCAGCAGATCGCCGAAGGCATGAAAAAGGTGAACTGGGACAAGATCAATAAGGAGATCACCGAAAGCATGAAAAAAGTGGACTGGAGCAAAATGAGCAGGGAGGTACAGCAAAAGATGAAGGAAGTGCAGTGGGACAAGATAAAGGATGAGTTGCATCAGAAAATGGATAAAGCCGACTGGGAAAAGCTCCGGAAAAATATGCAGGAAGCGCTTGAAAAGATCAACTGGCAGGAGATCAGGGCGCAGCAGATGGAAGCCATGCGGCAGGCGGAGCACGGGAGACTGGAGGCCATCCGCGACCGGCAAATGGCCCGCGTGCATGAATTACGGGCTCAACAGGAAGCCATGCTGGCCAGTTTGAAGACACGGAATGAAGACGCCCTCGCCCGGCATGCTCAACTGGCCCAAAGGCATGCGCTCCTGGCGGATCAGGCAAGGGCCGAAGCCAACAAACGCTCCTCCAGCGTCAATAAGCTGCTGAACGACCTGGAAAGCGACCAGCTTATTGACCGGAACAAAAAGTTCGAGATCGAAAAAAAGGGGGATGACCTCTATATCAACGGGAAGAAGCAGCCCGATGACATTAAAAGCAAGTACTCGCAATATTTGAAGGAAGATAACGTTTCAATTAAAGGCAATAAGACAAATCTCCATATAGACGCACGAAACAAACAATAA